The Micromonospora sp. Llam0 genome includes a window with the following:
- a CDS encoding RimK family alpha-L-glutamate ligase, which produces MVTRLAWVSARQAHGHDEDEPLALPALRRAGIAVDVVVWDDPTVRWADYDRAVLRSTWDYPQRLRQFLTWLEAVEQVTDLRNPLPMLRWSLDKHYLADLDRAGVPVTRTTFVEPGHRPHLPAGDFVVKPAVGAGSRHVATYGPAQHNEAYAHVRRLHAAGTSVLVQPRLTSVADDGEWPLVFFTGRYSHAANKRVALPRTDPVDDLFVPETSTPHVADPEQIAAAQEAVDVVTEWFGVPLYARVDLVRDDHGRPSVLELELVEPSLFLPQTTPDALDRLVAALQAD; this is translated from the coding sequence ATGGTCACCCGGCTGGCATGGGTCTCGGCCCGCCAGGCACACGGACACGACGAGGACGAACCACTGGCTCTGCCGGCTCTGCGGCGGGCCGGCATCGCAGTCGACGTGGTGGTGTGGGACGACCCCACGGTGCGGTGGGCCGACTACGACCGGGCCGTCCTACGCTCGACCTGGGACTATCCGCAGCGGCTCAGACAGTTCCTCACCTGGCTGGAAGCGGTCGAACAGGTGACGGACCTGCGTAACCCGCTACCGATGCTGCGGTGGAGCCTGGACAAGCACTACCTCGCCGATCTCGACCGGGCCGGGGTGCCCGTCACGCGGACCACGTTCGTGGAGCCGGGACACCGCCCGCACCTTCCCGCCGGCGATTTCGTGGTGAAGCCAGCCGTCGGCGCGGGAAGCCGCCACGTCGCCACGTACGGACCGGCGCAGCACAACGAAGCGTACGCACACGTACGGAGACTGCACGCCGCCGGCACCAGCGTGCTCGTCCAGCCACGGCTTACATCCGTGGCCGACGACGGCGAATGGCCCCTCGTCTTCTTCACCGGCAGGTACAGCCACGCCGCGAACAAACGGGTGGCGCTGCCCCGCACCGACCCGGTCGACGACCTGTTCGTGCCGGAGACCAGCACCCCGCACGTCGCCGACCCGGAACAGATCGCCGCCGCGCAGGAGGCCGTCGATGTGGTGACCGAGTGGTTCGGTGTCCCGCTCTACGCCCGTGTCGACCTCGTCCGCGACGACCACGGCAGGCCATCCGTCCTGGAACTGGAACTGGTTGAGCCTTCCCTGTTCCTGCCCCAGACCACGCCGGACGCACTCGACCGTCTCGTCGCGGCCCTGCAGGCGGACTGA
- a CDS encoding nucleoside triphosphate pyrophosphohydrolase family protein has protein sequence MDLDDYQRGALRTAASRDKKNELLHLVLGLVGESGEIAEKFKKWVRDCDSDESRLDRAGIAKELGDVLWYVATLADYLDLSLDDIAAANLAKLASRQNRGVLSGSGDDR, from the coding sequence ATGGACCTGGACGACTATCAGCGCGGCGCCCTCCGCACGGCCGCCTCGCGCGACAAGAAGAACGAGCTGCTCCATCTGGTACTCGGACTCGTCGGCGAATCGGGTGAGATCGCCGAGAAGTTCAAGAAGTGGGTCCGAGACTGCGACAGCGACGAGTCCAGGCTCGACCGGGCCGGCATCGCCAAGGAACTGGGCGATGTCCTGTGGTACGTGGCGACCCTCGCCGACTACCTCGACCTCTCACTGGACGACATCGCGGCAGCCAACCTTGCCAAACTGGCCAGCCGCCAGAACCGTGGTGTCCTCAGTGGCAGTGGCGACGACCGCTGA
- a CDS encoding endonuclease domain-containing protein, whose product MGDDMVFCRKCGQTKPRTAFYDQLHSALPRRPCKACILADKRARYATKDGDRVSHAQVLREKYNLTAAQYEQMLADQAGRCAICGQYETARGRGGAPRRLVVDHDHRSGVVRQLLCHRCNLVTWAVEENPALLDKVRAYLETHLVAPGAPASSCLPATTPPLSG is encoded by the coding sequence GTGGGTGATGACATGGTGTTCTGCCGGAAATGTGGCCAGACGAAGCCACGCACCGCCTTCTACGACCAGCTGCACTCGGCTCTGCCCCGCAGACCATGCAAGGCCTGCATTCTGGCGGACAAACGTGCCCGCTACGCGACCAAGGACGGCGACCGCGTCTCGCACGCGCAGGTCCTGCGTGAGAAGTACAACCTCACTGCGGCGCAGTACGAGCAGATGCTGGCCGACCAGGCAGGGCGGTGCGCGATCTGCGGTCAGTACGAGACAGCGCGCGGCCGTGGCGGTGCGCCACGGCGCCTGGTGGTCGACCACGACCACCGCAGCGGAGTCGTCCGGCAGTTGCTCTGCCACCGCTGCAATCTGGTGACATGGGCGGTCGAGGAGAACCCCGCTCTGCTGGACAAGGTGCGGGCGTATCTGGAAACGCATCTCGTCGCACCGGGTGCGCCGGCCAGCTCCTGCCTGCCGGCTACGACGCCGCCGTTATCCGGTTGA
- a CDS encoding bifunctional 2-polyprenyl-6-hydroxyphenol methylase/3-demethylubiquinol 3-O-methyltransferase UbiG — MFADLVTITGIRERSPVLEVGCGTGQATRSLAALGCSVTAIEPGAGMAALARRRLATFGNVTVESSTFEEWDDRGRRFDLLVAASAWHWVDPAIGWRRAREVLHPGGWMAVLGHVVIRRPGEPEAYAETADLHELFSPGNPDWGRPPLEGDVRSTDEGWGLVDDPGGRFGPTIVRWYPTVQWFDGDGFADLLRSQSPYRRLDHDVREPLLDAIAERIRTRMSDRAARRYLSVLRIGQRAD, encoded by the coding sequence TTGTTCGCCGACCTCGTCACCATCACCGGCATACGTGAGAGGTCGCCTGTGCTTGAGGTGGGCTGCGGTACCGGTCAGGCGACCCGTTCGCTGGCGGCGCTCGGGTGTTCGGTGACCGCCATCGAGCCGGGCGCGGGTATGGCCGCGCTTGCCCGCCGACGGCTCGCCACCTTCGGCAACGTCACCGTCGAGTCGTCGACGTTCGAAGAGTGGGACGACCGCGGTCGACGCTTCGACCTCCTCGTGGCAGCTTCAGCGTGGCACTGGGTCGATCCTGCGATCGGCTGGCGGCGAGCACGCGAGGTGCTCCACCCCGGGGGCTGGATGGCGGTGCTCGGCCACGTCGTCATCCGCCGGCCCGGCGAGCCGGAGGCGTACGCGGAGACCGCCGATCTCCACGAACTGTTCTCCCCCGGGAATCCCGACTGGGGCCGTCCGCCGCTTGAGGGCGACGTGCGCAGCACCGACGAGGGCTGGGGACTGGTCGACGATCCTGGCGGCCGGTTCGGCCCCACGATCGTGCGCTGGTACCCCACCGTTCAGTGGTTCGACGGCGACGGGTTTGCCGACCTCCTGCGCTCGCAGTCGCCGTACCGCAGGCTCGATCACGACGTCCGCGAGCCGCTGCTCGACGCCATCGCCGAGCGCATCCGCACCCGCATGAGCGACCGAGCGGCACGCCGGTACCTGAGTGTCCTGCGTATCGGTCAGCGCGCGGACTGA
- a CDS encoding MerR family transcriptional regulator encodes MPWPRRWAARRIVRAAHRRPADGMLALLDAAHARLHTERADLRQAQLAARAITAEPLDDVRDCDAMSISELAAALGVRPSTLRHWHAEGLVVPGRDRPGGPRRYTPAQVRDARVVHQLRQAGFRVAPLRALMPRLRAAGRSADVTAALAVRDADLTTRSRALLDAAAALATVLTLAAAPGRRATVDRPGPADRLRSVSPRHVPLAGSDR; translated from the coding sequence GTGCCCTGGCCACGGCGGTGGGCGGCCCGCAGGATCGTCCGGGCCGCCCACCGCCGCCCAGCCGACGGGATGCTCGCCCTGCTCGACGCGGCCCACGCCCGGCTGCACACCGAACGCGCCGACCTGCGACAGGCCCAGCTGGCCGCCCGGGCCATCACCGCCGAACCCCTCGACGACGTACGCGACTGCGACGCGATGAGCATCTCCGAGCTGGCCGCTGCTCTCGGCGTACGCCCGTCGACCCTGCGGCACTGGCACGCCGAGGGTCTCGTCGTGCCCGGCCGCGACCGACCGGGCGGTCCGCGCCGTTACACCCCGGCCCAGGTCCGCGACGCCCGCGTCGTGCACCAGCTACGTCAGGCCGGCTTCCGGGTCGCACCGCTGCGGGCCCTGATGCCGCGACTGCGCGCCGCCGGCCGGTCGGCCGACGTCACCGCCGCGTTGGCGGTCCGCGACGCCGACCTCACCACCCGGTCCCGGGCCCTGCTCGACGCCGCCGCCGCACTGGCCACGGTGCTTACGCTCGCCGCCGCCCCGGGCCGCCGCGCGACGGTCGACCGGCCGGGTCCGGCCGACCGACTACGATCGGTGTCGCCGCGACACGTACCTCTTGCCGGGAGCGACCGATGA
- a CDS encoding DUF6194 family protein: MTQDEIIAFVAGLGDVLTLRPASGDGTPPISWGDTFFYVSPDGTVPTRRQPFATIVTKDYPGDATSRLDRPGVFRLNVAVGRDDFLRHAGHEPRGAAPAGVDPAAADILFAHPVYGAGGWLAVVDPGPRTDAVVRDLLRAAHRHAGAHHRRQAGRS, from the coding sequence ATGACCCAGGACGAGATCATCGCGTTCGTCGCCGGTCTCGGCGACGTACTGACCCTCAGACCGGCGTCCGGCGACGGCACGCCGCCGATCAGCTGGGGCGACACGTTCTTCTACGTCTCGCCCGACGGCACGGTCCCGACCAGGCGGCAGCCGTTCGCGACGATCGTGACCAAGGACTACCCGGGCGACGCGACGTCGCGCCTGGACCGGCCAGGGGTGTTCCGGCTCAACGTCGCCGTCGGACGCGACGATTTCCTGCGGCACGCCGGGCACGAGCCTCGCGGGGCCGCCCCGGCCGGGGTCGATCCCGCCGCCGCCGACATCCTGTTCGCCCATCCCGTGTACGGGGCCGGCGGCTGGCTGGCGGTGGTCGACCCCGGTCCGCGCACCGACGCCGTGGTGCGTGATCTGCTGCGCGCGGCACACCGACACGCCGGCGCACACCACCGACGACAAGCCGGCAGGAGTTAG
- a CDS encoding erythromycin esterase family protein has product MDITDTARPADGAGISAFLRSLPARPLLLGLGEARHFVAELGQLRNEIFRHLVTHEGYRSIAVESDCLMGLVVDEYVTTGTGTLDDVMRHGFSHQFGTSPANRDLVSWMRAYNDDHDDKLRFHGFDGPLEYWAASPRQALTGLHDLLDGPPPGTRDTLDTLLGPDDRWSDPATVTDPSRSIGRSTDAQQLRLITDDLLALLDTQAPQLDATDRERAELYGRTAVGLLRYHHAMADPSPTRIARLSALRDAMMAANLRAVADHGPALVFAHNLHLQRNRSVMSFGDQQLRMWSAGAITAARLGDRYAYLASALGTLGDDTPPPDTVEGVLAALPWDTCLVETRRLTRTLTGAVPRVSPDFAYFPLDPARLDTVDGVVFVNHVPRPGTPR; this is encoded by the coding sequence ATGGATATCACGGACACCGCCCGACCCGCCGACGGCGCGGGCATCTCGGCATTCCTGCGGTCGCTGCCCGCCCGACCCCTGCTGCTCGGCCTCGGCGAGGCCCGGCACTTCGTGGCGGAACTCGGCCAGCTGCGCAACGAGATCTTCCGGCACCTCGTCACCCACGAGGGCTACCGGTCGATCGCCGTCGAAAGCGACTGCCTGATGGGCCTCGTCGTCGACGAGTACGTCACGACGGGCACCGGCACCCTCGACGACGTCATGCGTCACGGCTTCAGCCACCAGTTCGGCACCTCACCGGCCAACCGCGACCTCGTCAGCTGGATGCGGGCCTACAACGACGACCACGACGACAAACTACGGTTCCACGGCTTCGACGGCCCCCTGGAGTACTGGGCGGCCAGCCCACGCCAGGCACTCACCGGCCTGCACGACCTGCTCGACGGCCCGCCACCGGGCACCCGGGACACTCTCGACACACTGCTCGGCCCGGACGACCGCTGGTCCGACCCGGCCACCGTCACCGACCCGTCCCGGTCGATCGGCCGGTCCACCGACGCCCAACAGCTCCGGCTGATCACCGACGACCTGCTGGCGCTGCTCGACACCCAGGCACCGCAGCTGGACGCCACCGACCGCGAACGGGCGGAACTGTACGGGCGTACCGCCGTCGGTCTGCTCCGCTACCACCACGCGATGGCCGACCCGTCCCCGACCCGGATCGCCCGGCTGTCGGCGCTGCGGGACGCGATGATGGCCGCCAACCTACGGGCCGTCGCCGACCACGGCCCCGCCCTAGTCTTCGCCCACAACCTGCACCTGCAGCGCAACCGCAGCGTCATGTCGTTCGGCGACCAGCAGCTGCGAATGTGGAGTGCGGGCGCGATCACCGCGGCCCGCCTCGGCGACCGGTACGCCTACCTGGCCTCCGCCCTCGGCACCCTCGGCGACGACACCCCACCGCCGGACACCGTCGAAGGTGTCCTGGCCGCCCTGCCGTGGGACACCTGCCTCGTCGAGACCCGCCGACTGACCCGGACCCTCACCGGAGCCGTCCCACGGGTCAGCCCGGACTTCGCCTACTTCCCGCTGGACCCGGCACGGCTCGACACGGTCGACGGCGTCGTGTTCGTCAACCACGTCCCCCGACCGGGCACACCACGGTGA
- a CDS encoding TioE family transcriptional regulator encodes MRPVDLAREHGLSPQAVRNYEQAGVLPAATRTAAGYRVYTPVHAQALRAFVALVAGHGHATATSIMRAVNRGAVDDALRLVDDSHCQLVEDRRTVQAVEVALRDLAPVAPERGGMFIGPLAARLGLRPATLRAWEAAGLVRPGRDRRTGYRVYDAADVRDVMLVHQLRRGGHLLAQIAPLITQVRSAGGVAPLESTLRVWRDRLSARGRAMLAGAAELDAYLRVRAAASAGSAAGGPD; translated from the coding sequence GTGCGGCCGGTGGACCTGGCGCGGGAACATGGCCTGTCCCCTCAGGCGGTGCGCAACTACGAGCAGGCCGGTGTCCTGCCGGCGGCCACGCGGACCGCCGCGGGTTACCGGGTCTACACGCCGGTGCATGCGCAGGCGCTGCGGGCGTTCGTCGCGCTGGTGGCCGGGCACGGTCACGCCACGGCGACGTCGATCATGCGGGCGGTGAACCGGGGTGCGGTCGACGACGCGCTGCGGCTCGTCGACGACAGTCACTGCCAGTTGGTCGAGGACCGGCGTACCGTGCAGGCGGTCGAGGTCGCGCTGCGTGATCTGGCGCCGGTCGCGCCCGAGCGTGGCGGGATGTTCATCGGCCCGTTGGCGGCGCGGCTCGGTCTGCGCCCGGCCACCCTGCGCGCGTGGGAGGCCGCCGGTCTGGTCCGGCCAGGCCGGGACCGACGGACCGGCTACCGGGTCTACGACGCGGCCGACGTGCGGGACGTGATGCTGGTCCACCAGTTGCGCCGGGGTGGCCATCTGCTGGCGCAGATCGCGCCGTTGATCACGCAGGTCCGTTCGGCCGGTGGCGTCGCCCCGCTGGAGTCGACGCTGCGTGTCTGGCGGGACCGGCTGTCCGCGCGGGGCCGGGCGATGCTCGCCGGTGCCGCCGAACTGGACGCCTATCTGCGTGTCCGGGCGGCGGCGTCAGCCGGGTCGGCGGCGGGTGGGCCGGACTGA
- a CDS encoding methyltransferase domain-containing protein, with product MFDDLIAEASAVPVAGWDFSWFAGRATEQRPSWGYARLLGRQMAGARRAVDLQTGGGEVLAGVASVPPLLVATEGWPPNVAVARRRLAPLGVHVVRAAQDGGLPLRSACFDLVVSRHPTVVGWSEVARVLASGGSYLSQQIGPDSVGELRAALGVSVPPRADQRPDRVREAATAAGLDVVDLRMESLRVEFFDIAAVVVFLRKVVWTVPGFTVDRYRDRLAALHRRIRAEGVFVAYSRRVLVRAYRR from the coding sequence ATGTTCGACGATCTGATCGCCGAGGCTTCGGCGGTGCCGGTGGCGGGCTGGGATTTCTCCTGGTTCGCTGGCCGGGCCACCGAGCAGCGGCCGTCCTGGGGGTACGCGCGGCTGCTGGGCCGTCAGATGGCCGGTGCCCGGCGGGCGGTGGATTTGCAGACCGGTGGCGGCGAGGTGCTGGCTGGCGTCGCGTCGGTGCCGCCGCTGCTGGTGGCGACGGAGGGCTGGCCGCCGAACGTGGCCGTTGCGCGGCGGCGGCTGGCGCCGCTGGGTGTGCATGTCGTGCGCGCCGCGCAGGACGGCGGGCTGCCGTTGCGGTCCGCCTGTTTCGACCTGGTGGTGAGCCGGCATCCGACGGTGGTGGGCTGGTCCGAGGTGGCGCGGGTGCTGGCGTCGGGCGGTTCGTACCTGTCTCAGCAGATCGGCCCGGACTCGGTCGGTGAGCTGCGGGCGGCGTTGGGGGTGTCGGTGCCGCCGCGTGCCGATCAGCGTCCGGACCGGGTGCGGGAGGCGGCGACGGCGGCCGGTCTGGACGTGGTGGACCTGCGGATGGAGTCGCTGCGGGTGGAGTTCTTCGACATCGCCGCGGTGGTCGTGTTCCTGCGGAAGGTGGTGTGGACGGTGCCGGGTTTCACCGTGGACCGCTACCGGGACCGGTTGGCGGCGCTGCACCGCAGGATCCGCGCCGAGGGGGTGTTCGTGGCGTACTCGCGTCGGGTGCTGGTGCGGGCGTACCGGCGGTGA
- a CDS encoding Clp protease N-terminal domain-containing protein, which yields MPKINVYLPDDLADAVRDTGIAVSAVCQRALEQAVRRVTAIRATNLADLDADQLAAQLPHLTARTRDVLLRARTQARSAHAAEVGTRHLLAALLDEGDNLGVRVLQTIEVLSAQVTARLAAVVTMSESAPTSAPVPTLRFTGTGASALELAVTEATALGHNYVGCEHLLLGLVAEPDGTAGRVLRESGVELRATRRAVVAALAGYAHLRAQAATTSDGGVTAPAGTDPLAAVAALVRRELAPVTRRLEQLERRVGASAE from the coding sequence GTGCCGAAGATCAACGTTTATCTGCCGGACGACCTCGCGGATGCGGTCCGCGACACCGGCATCGCGGTGTCGGCGGTGTGTCAGCGGGCACTGGAACAGGCCGTCCGACGGGTCACCGCGATCCGGGCGACGAACCTGGCCGATCTGGACGCCGACCAGTTGGCGGCGCAGCTGCCCCACCTGACCGCCCGTACCCGTGACGTACTGCTTCGGGCCCGGACACAGGCGCGCTCCGCCCACGCCGCCGAGGTCGGCACCCGGCACCTGCTGGCCGCGCTGCTCGACGAGGGTGACAACCTCGGTGTCCGGGTGCTGCAGACGATCGAGGTGCTGTCGGCCCAGGTCACGGCCCGGTTGGCCGCCGTGGTCACGATGAGCGAGTCGGCCCCGACGAGTGCCCCGGTGCCGACCCTGCGGTTCACCGGCACCGGGGCGAGCGCGCTCGAGTTGGCCGTCACCGAGGCCACTGCGCTCGGGCACAACTACGTCGGCTGTGAGCATCTGCTGCTCGGGCTGGTCGCCGAGCCGGACGGCACCGCCGGGCGGGTGCTGCGTGAATCCGGTGTCGAGCTGCGGGCGACCCGGCGCGCGGTGGTGGCGGCCCTCGCCGGGTACGCGCACCTGCGTGCCCAGGCGGCGACCACGTCCGACGGCGGCGTGACCGCGCCGGCCGGGACGGATCCGCTCGCTGCGGTCGCGGCCCTGGTCCGCCGTGAGCTGGCGCCGGTCACCCGGCGACTGGAGCAGTTGGAGCGCCGGGTCGGGGCCTCGGCCGAGTAG
- a CDS encoding tautomerase family protein translates to MPVLTLDCRQGNDRRIRATLRAELTAVVARIIGCPPEAVTVVIRDCEPGYRRVPAASHTPLPDGMPSWSNSAAARPR, encoded by the coding sequence ATGCCTGTGCTCACCCTCGACTGCCGGCAGGGCAACGACCGCCGGATCCGGGCGACCCTTCGGGCCGAGCTGACCGCTGTGGTCGCCCGGATCATCGGCTGCCCGCCGGAGGCGGTGACGGTGGTGATCCGCGACTGTGAACCCGGGTACCGCCGCGTGCCGGCCGCGAGTCACACGCCGTTGCCCGACGGGATGCCCAGTTGGTCGAACTCTGCGGCGGCCCGGCCCCGGTAG
- a CDS encoding tetratricopeptide repeat protein produces MAAAAWRLGRLHDGLTATEESLDLAVALHDRTGQAQSTGMLGLLLATLGRYDEARAHLRRSIGLKHELGAYRAEAQSLTDLSSLHEHCGRYQEAAEAARHAIELNHRIGAWDMEALALTDLAVAHLAMDQDEQAGSCLDRVLELNAESAPAAEMSRVHALYAQVRHRLGENAAAMRHAQRALELDGSSRAPLRQATVRNILGRVYRGQGKYAAATDLHTAAHDIATGVGYRIEAARALAGLSATLRAGGDTEAADDYRGRAAAEFDQLGIPSGNGV; encoded by the coding sequence GTGGCGGCCGCAGCCTGGCGGCTGGGTCGGCTCCACGACGGCCTCACGGCGACCGAGGAAAGCCTGGACCTCGCCGTGGCCCTCCACGACAGAACAGGGCAAGCGCAGAGCACCGGAATGCTCGGCCTGCTACTCGCCACACTGGGCCGTTACGACGAGGCGCGGGCACACCTGCGGCGTTCCATCGGACTCAAGCACGAACTGGGCGCGTACCGAGCGGAAGCCCAGTCGCTGACCGACCTCAGCAGCCTGCACGAACACTGCGGCCGCTACCAGGAGGCGGCCGAGGCGGCCCGCCACGCCATCGAGCTGAACCACCGGATCGGTGCCTGGGACATGGAAGCCCTCGCACTGACCGATCTGGCCGTCGCCCACCTCGCGATGGACCAGGACGAACAGGCCGGCAGCTGCCTCGACCGGGTGCTCGAACTCAACGCGGAGTCCGCGCCGGCCGCGGAGATGTCACGCGTGCACGCCCTGTACGCCCAGGTCCGGCACCGACTGGGCGAGAACGCCGCAGCGATGCGGCACGCGCAACGGGCCCTGGAACTCGACGGCAGCAGCCGCGCCCCCCTGCGGCAGGCCACGGTGCGCAACATCCTCGGCAGGGTGTACCGCGGCCAGGGAAAGTACGCGGCGGCAACCGATCTGCACACCGCGGCCCACGACATAGCCACCGGGGTCGGCTACCGGATCGAGGCGGCCCGGGCTCTCGCAGGCCTGTCGGCGACGCTGCGGGCAGGCGGAGACACCGAAGCCGCCGACGACTACCGGGGCCGGGCCGCCGCAGAGTTCGACCAACTGGGCATCCCGTCGGGCAACGGCGTGTGA
- the argC gene encoding N-acetyl-gamma-glutamyl-phosphate reductase, with product MAERSAVRVAVLGASGYTGAELVRLLLDHPHVELTYLSSERHTGRPITSVLAGVRNHPRAAGLRFQPVDAVDEVDVAFGCLPGGALPAQMPKLAERAQRVINLAGDFRLTDPGQAAAHYPESQAWTEPFRYVVPEFDEPPVEDRFINLPGCMAVTTLYALRPLVAAGLTAGDVVVDAKTGASGSGSRSSEHPADRIGNFRVHKPYGHRHAPEIAQALGAVTGEPPRLRFSTYSLDVARGIVVTAYGRLRPGVSALQVKRAYGTAYARTPFVRARTAPKSPGDFPMLKSVVGSNVAEVAVSVRDDEYVAVAALDNLLKGASGQAVQTLNLLYGFEQSLALPFTAVTP from the coding sequence TTGGCTGAGCGCAGCGCGGTGCGGGTCGCGGTCCTGGGCGCCAGCGGTTACACCGGCGCCGAACTGGTCCGGCTGCTGCTGGACCACCCGCACGTGGAACTGACCTACCTGTCCAGCGAACGGCACACCGGCCGACCGATCACATCGGTGCTGGCCGGGGTGCGCAACCATCCCCGCGCGGCCGGGCTGCGGTTCCAGCCCGTCGACGCGGTCGACGAGGTCGACGTGGCGTTCGGCTGCCTGCCGGGCGGCGCCCTGCCCGCCCAGATGCCCAAGCTCGCCGAACGGGCCCAGCGGGTGATCAACCTGGCCGGGGACTTCCGCCTCACCGACCCCGGGCAGGCCGCCGCGCACTACCCCGAGTCGCAGGCGTGGACCGAACCGTTCCGGTACGTCGTCCCGGAGTTCGACGAACCGCCGGTCGAGGACCGGTTCATCAACCTGCCCGGCTGCATGGCCGTCACCACCTTGTACGCACTGCGGCCGCTGGTCGCCGCAGGGCTGACCGCAGGCGACGTCGTCGTCGACGCGAAGACCGGCGCCAGCGGCAGCGGCAGCCGGTCCAGCGAGCACCCCGCCGACCGGATCGGCAACTTCCGGGTCCACAAGCCGTACGGCCATCGGCACGCACCGGAGATCGCCCAGGCACTCGGCGCGGTCACCGGCGAGCCACCGCGGCTGCGGTTCTCCACCTACAGCCTCGACGTGGCCCGGGGCATCGTGGTCACCGCGTACGGGCGGCTGCGTCCCGGCGTGTCCGCGCTGCAGGTCAAACGGGCCTACGGCACGGCGTACGCCCGGACACCGTTCGTGCGGGCACGCACCGCGCCGAAGAGCCCGGGAGACTTCCCGATGCTCAAGAGTGTGGTGGGTAGCAACGTCGCGGAGGTCGCGGTGAGCGTCCGTGACGACGAGTACGTCGCGGTCGCCGCGCTGGACAACCTGCTCAAGGGCGCGTCCGGCCAGGCGGTGCAGACGCTGAACCTGCTGTACGGATTCGAACAGTCCCTGGCCCTGCCGTTCACGGCGGTGACGCCATGA